One stretch of Rhinolophus ferrumequinum isolate MPI-CBG mRhiFer1 chromosome 3, mRhiFer1_v1.p, whole genome shotgun sequence DNA includes these proteins:
- the HTR1B gene encoding 5-hydroxytryptamine receptor 1B, producing MEETSAQCVPPPPAGSQTGVSQANLSNAPSHNCSAEGYIYQDSIALPWKVLLIVLLALITLATTLSNAFVIATVYRTRKLHTPANYLIASLAVTDLLVSILVMPISTMYAVTGRWTLGQVVCDLWLSSDITCCTASILHLCVIALDRYWAITDAVEYSAKRTPKRAAVMIVLVWVFSISISLPPFFWRQAKAVSDCVVNTDHILYTVYSTVGAFYFPTLLLIALYGRIYVEARSRILKQTPNKTGKRLTRAQLITDSPGSTSSVTSINSRAPDLPSESGSPVYANQVKVRVSDALLEKKKLMAARERKATKTLGIILGAFIVCWLPFFIISLVMPICKDACWFHLAIFDFFTWLGYLNSLINPIIYTMSNDDFKQAFHKLIRFKCTS from the coding sequence atggaggaaaccaGCGCTCAGTGCGTCCCGCCGCCGCCTGCGGGCTCCCAGACTGGGGTTTCTCAAGCTAACCTCTCTAATGCTCCCTCCCACAACTGCAGCGCCGAGGGCTACATTTACCAGGACTCCATCGCCCTGCCCTGGAAAGTACTACTGATCGTGCTGCTGGCGCTCATCACCTTGGCCACCACGCTGTCCAACGCGTTTGTGATCGCTACGGTGTACCGGACGCGGAAGCTACATACCCCGGCCAACTACCTGATCGCCTCCCTGGCAGTCACCGACCTTCTCGTATCCATCCTGGTGATGCCCATCAGCACCATGTATGCGGTCACCGGCCGCTGGACCTTGGGCCAGGTGGTCTGCGACTTGTGGCTGTCTTCGGACATCACCTGTTGCACTGCTTCCATTCTGCACCTGTGTGTCATCGCCCTGGACCGCTACTGGGCCATTACGGATGCCGTAGAGTACTCAGCTAAAAGGACTCCCAAGAGGGCGGCGGTCATGATCGTGCTGGTGTGGGttttctctatctctatctcgTTGCCACCCTTCTTCTGGCGTCAGGCCAAAGCCGTGTCAGACTGTGTGGTGAACACCGACCACATCCTCTACACCGTCTACTCCACGGTGGGCGCTTTCTACTTCCCCACCCTGCTCCTCATCGCCCTCTACGGCCGCATCTATGTAGAAGCCCGCTCCCGGATTTTGAAACAGACTCCCAATAAGACTGGCAAGCGTTTGACCCGAGCCCAGCTGATAACCGACTCCCCCGGGTCCACGTCTTCCGTCACCTCCATTAACTCGCGAGCTCCCGATCTGCCCAGCGAATCCGGGTCTCCGGTGTACGCGAACCAAGTCAAAGTGCGGGTCTCCGACGCCCTGCTGGAGAAGAAGAAGCTCATGGCCGCTAGAGAGCGCAAAGCCACTAAGACGCTGGGGATCATTTTGGGAGCCTTTATTGTGTGTTGGCTGCCCTTCTTCATCATCTCCCTGGTGATGCCTATCTGCAAGGATGCCTGCTGGTTCCACCTGGCCATCTTTGACTTCTTCACGTGGCTGGGCTATCTCAACTCCCTCATCAACCCCATTATCTATACCATGTCCAACGACGACTTCAAACAAGCGTTCCATAAACTGATACGCTTTAAGTGCACAAGTTGA